The DNA window GCCCCCAAAGCCGAAGGCATCGACGCGGTGCTGCGGTCGGGCATGGTGTCGACCCTGATCACCGACGCGGCGGCCGCCGAACCCCTGCTGAAGCTGGCCGAAGCCCGCCCGCTGACCTGAGCCTTTTCGGGCGCTGCTTTTCGCGTGAGGGCCGCGATTGTGGCGCTGAATGCCCCGAAGGCCACCTTCGGGGCAGGGGCGCGGATGCTCTCGCGTGCCCCGAAAGTGACCTTCAGGGACCTGAGCGCCCCGAAAGCCACCTTCAGGGCATCAGCAAGTCCGCCCGCCGAGCGAGGGCCGAATTCGCGGCGCTAGATTCCCCGAAGGTCACCTTCGGGGCCGCAAAGCCGCCCCCGACAATCAGGATAGCGTGACGGGGAGTTTGTCGACACCGTACACAATGGACAGTTCGCGGTACGGCAGCTCCGACGGTTCCACGGCGAGGCGCAGGTTCGGGAAGCGCCGCACCAGCGCGGGGTACGCGGCGCGCAGTTCCATCCGGCCCAGTTCCGCGCCGACGCACCGGTGCGCGCCCCAGCCGAAGGCGAGGTGCGCCGGGCCCGAGCGGTGCGGGTCGAACTCCTCGGTCTGGGTGCCGAACGCGCTGTCGCGGTTGGCGCCGGACAGCGAAACGATCACGATGTCGCCTTCGCCGATCTGGTTCCCGGCGATCTCGATGTCCTGCTTCGCGAACCGCGGGAACGCCACCTGCACCACGGTGAGGTACCGCAGCAGCTCGTCGACGAAGTTGTTCACGGCCTTGTCGTCGTCGCGGATCAGCTCGAAGTACTCGGGGTTCTTCAGCAGCACGATCGCGCCGAGCGCCAGCATGCTCGCGGTGGTTTCCAGGCCACCGGTGAGCAGGCCGTCGGCGAGCCCGGCCAGCTCGTCGTCGGAGATCTCGTCCCCGTGCTCCTTCACCAGCATGCCGAGCAGCCCGTCACCCGGGTTCTCGCGCTGCTTCTTCACCACGTCCTTGAGGTACGACAACGATTCCGAGATCGCGCCGAGCGACGCGCCCGCGCCGCCGAACAGGTCGAACCGCGCGGTGCTCAGCCGCTGGAACTCGGCCCTGTCCTCGTACGGCACGCCGAGCAGCTGGCAGATCGTCAGCGACGGGATGGGCAGCGCGAACTGCGACATCAGATCGACCGGGCCTTCGGTCGCGGCCATCGCGTCGAGCTGCTCGGTGATGATGTCGTCGATCTGCGGGGCCAGCCTCGACAGCCGCCGCACGGTGAACTCGGGCGTCAGCAGCTTGCGCAGCCGGGTGTGCACCGGCGGGTCGGCGAACCCGAGCCCGCCGGGGTTCTGCTCCGCGGTGACGCCCGCGTTGCCGACCAGGTTCGTGAAGTCGTTGCTGAACTCGTTCGTCGCGCTCAGCACCGACTTCGCTTCCTCGTACCCGGTGACCACCCAGGCCGTCATGCCGAACGGCAGCTTGATCCGCTGCACCGGTTCGTTTTCCCGCAGTTCCGCCAGCTCGGGGACCGGGTCGAGACCGGTCCGCTTCAGCGGCATCAGTACCTCGTCGGGCAGGAACGACATCTTCGCCAGGTCGAAGCCGTCCTTCTGCTTCCGGGCGAGGTACTTGCGACCGAGCCATGCCGTGACGCGGGAGCGGAGAGAGCCCATGCCCGAAGGCTACCGGAGAGTCCGAAGTGACCTCGGTCGCAGGTCAGAGCTGGTTCACGTCCGTAACGCGAAGCACAGCGGCACCCGCCTCGTCCGACGCCGCGAGATCGACTTCGGCGCTGATCCCCCAGTCGTGATCACCGGCCGGGTCGTCGAAGACCTGCCGCACGCGCCAGGCGCCCTGCTCCTTCTCGATCATGAACAGCGCGGGGCCGCGCGCGTCGGGGCCGATGCCGAGCGACGGGTGCTCGTCGAAGTAGTCCGCCATCGCGTCTTCCCACGCGTCGGCGTCCCATCCCGAAGACGCGTCCAGCTCGCCGAGTTCGTGGTACGCCCGGCGCGCGGCCAGTTCCACTCGGCGGAAGAGCTGGTTGCGCACCAGCACGCGGAACGCGCGCTCGTTGCGCGTGACCGGCGGCGGGCCCTCCGGCAACGCGGGGGCGTCCGTGTGGTCTTCGCCGGGCTGGCGCAGCGCCTCCCATTCGTCGAGCAGGCTGGAGTCGACCTGCCGCACCAGCTCGCCGAGCCATTCGATGAGGTCCTGCAGCGGTTCGGTCTTCGCCTCGTCCGGCACGGTGTGGCGCAACGTGTCGTAGCAGTCGGCGAGGTAGCGCAGCACCAGCCCTTCCGACCGCGCCAGCTGGTAGTACCCGACGTACTCGACGAAGTTCATCGCGCGCTCGTACATGTCGCGCACCACCGACTTCGGCGACAACCGGTAGTCGTCGACCCACGGGTGCCCCTGCCGGTAGGACGCGTACGCGACGCCGAGCAGTTCCTCCAGCGGCTTCGGGTGCTCGACGTTCTCGAGCAGCTCCATCCGTTCCTCGTACTCGATGCCGTCGGCCTTCATCGCCTGCACCGCTTCGCCGCGCGCCTTGAACTTCTGCTGCGACAGCACCGGACGCGGATCGTCCACAATAGATTCTACAATGGACACGACGTCGAGCGCGTAGGACGGCGACTCGAAGTCGAGCAGCTCCATCGCGGCGAGCGCGAGCGGCGAAAGCGGTTGGTTCAGCGCGAAATCGAACTGCAGGTCCACGGTGAGCCGGACGATCCGGCCCTGCTCGTCCGGCTCGTCGAGCCGTTCCACCACCCCGGCGGCGAGCAGCGCGCGGTAGATCGCGATCGCGCGCAGGATGTGCCTGCGCTGCGCTGGCCGGTCCTCGTGGTTGTCCTCCAGCAGGTGCCGCATGTGCTCGAAAGCGTTACCAGGGCGGGAAACCACGTTCAGCAGCATCGAATGGCTCACCCGGAAGCTCGACGTGAGCGGCTCCGGTTCGGCGGCGACGAGCCGGTCGAACGTGCTCTCCGTCCAGTTGACGAACCCTTCCGGCGCCTTCTTCCGCGTGATCTTGCGCTTCTTCTTCGGGTCGTCGCCCGCTTTTTCCAGCGCCTTGGCGTTTTCGATGACGTGATCGGGTGCCTCGACCACCACGTAGCCGTCGGTGTCGAAGCCCGCGCGGCCCGCGCGCCCGGCGATCTGGTGGAACTCGCGCGCCTTGAGGTGGCGCTGGCGCACGCCGTCGTACTTGGTCAGCGCGGAGAACACCACCGTGCGGATCGGCACGTTGATCCCGACGCCGAGCGTGTCGGTCCCGCAGATCACCTTCAGCAGCCCCGCCTGCGCGAGCTGCTCGACGAGGCGGCGGTACTTCGGCAGCATCCCCGCGTGGTGCACGCCGATCCCGTGGCGCACCAGCCGCGACAACGTCTTGCCGAACCCGGCGGAGAACCGGAAGTCGCCGATCATTTCGGCGATCGCGTCCTTTTCCGCGCGCGTGGTCACGTTGATGCTCATCAGCGCCTGCGCGCGCTCGACCGCGGCCGCCTGCGCGAAGTGCACCACGTACACCGGTGCCTGGCCGCCGTTCAACAGCTCCGACATGGTCTCGTGCAACGGCGTGAGCGCGTACCGGTAGGTCAGCGGGACCGGGCGCTGCGCCGAGGTGACCACCGAGGTCGGGCGGCCGGTGCGGCGGGTGAGGTCCTTCTCGAAGAACGAGACGTCGCCCAGCGTCGCCGACATCAGCACGAACTGCGCCTGCGGCAGCTCCAGCAGCGGCACCTGCCACGCCCAGCCGCGGTCCGGCTCCGAGTAGAAGTGGAATTCGTCGGCCACGACCTGGCCCAACTCGGCCGAGTCACCGAAACGCAACGCGATGTTCGCGAGGATTTCCGCGGTGCAGCAGATGATCGGCGCGTCCGCGTTGACGCTGGAGTCGCCGGTCATCATGCCCACGTTCTCCGCGCCGAAGATCTCGATGAGCTGGAAGAACTTCTCCGAGACCAGCGCCTTGATCGGCGCGGTGTAGTAACTGCGCTTGCCGTGCGCGAGCGCGGTGAAATGCGCCCCGACCGCGACGAGGCTCTTCCCGGAACCGGTCGGCGTGGACAGGATGACGTTCGCCCCCGAGACGACCTCGATCAGCGCCTCCTCCTGCGCCGGGTACAGCTCGAGACCGCGTCCGGCCGCCCAGGTGGCGAAGGCGTCGAACAGCGAATCGGGGTCGGGATCGGCTGGTACCGCGGCTGCGAGTGTCATCAGGGTGCCAATCGTGCCATTCGAACGTCGCGACTTACGCGGGGGCAATCGCGTGGCGCGAGCGAAACCCGTAGGCTGCGCGTACCGCGCACCGTCTCCGGGCACCCCACCGGCAGACCCGCGCGCACACAGGTGGTTATCCGGAGGGCAGGAATGGCACAGGACATCATCCCGATCGAACTCGGGCTGCCACAGGGCGATCTGGTGACCCTGTGGGCCCCGCGCTGGCGGGAGGACGGCGAGGAGTGGGAGGCATTCCTCGGCGACGAAGAGGACCTGTACGCCTTCCCCGACGCCGCGCACCTCGCCGCGTTCGTCCGCACGGCCGAGCAGCACGACCTGATCGACCACCCGGCGTGGCACGTGGTGCCCGCGCTGAACGTGCCCGAGCTGATCCCCGACGACGACCACTCCTACGACCTGGTCGGCGTGCCCGAGCTGGTCGCCGAGGAGCCGGACTCGTGGACGATCGGCGAGCTGAGCGAGATCGTCGGCATCGTGCGGTCGCTCGCGGACGTGTGCGAGCTCGACGAGGTGCACGAGGTGCTCGACGCGACCGAGGGCTTCTCCCTGCTGGAGCAGGGCAGGCTGCCGTTCACCGGCCGCGAGGGCGAGCGGCTGTGGACCGACCTGTCCGAAGCGGTGTCCGAGAAGTGGGACACCGTGCTCGACGCGATCGACTCGCTCGTCACCGTGCCG is part of the Amycolatopsis sp. CA-230715 genome and encodes:
- a CDS encoding cytochrome P450 is translated as MGSLRSRVTAWLGRKYLARKQKDGFDLAKMSFLPDEVLMPLKRTGLDPVPELAELRENEPVQRIKLPFGMTAWVVTGYEEAKSVLSATNEFSNDFTNLVGNAGVTAEQNPGGLGFADPPVHTRLRKLLTPEFTVRRLSRLAPQIDDIITEQLDAMAATEGPVDLMSQFALPIPSLTICQLLGVPYEDRAEFQRLSTARFDLFGGAGASLGAISESLSYLKDVVKKQRENPGDGLLGMLVKEHGDEISDDELAGLADGLLTGGLETTASMLALGAIVLLKNPEYFELIRDDDKAVNNFVDELLRYLTVVQVAFPRFAKQDIEIAGNQIGEGDIVIVSLSGANRDSAFGTQTEEFDPHRSGPAHLAFGWGAHRCVGAELGRMELRAAYPALVRRFPNLRLAVEPSELPYRELSIVYGVDKLPVTLS
- a CDS encoding DEAD/DEAH box helicase; amino-acid sequence: MTLAAAVPADPDPDSLFDAFATWAAGRGLELYPAQEEALIEVVSGANVILSTPTGSGKSLVAVGAHFTALAHGKRSYYTAPIKALVSEKFFQLIEIFGAENVGMMTGDSSVNADAPIICCTAEILANIALRFGDSAELGQVVADEFHFYSEPDRGWAWQVPLLELPQAQFVLMSATLGDVSFFEKDLTRRTGRPTSVVTSAQRPVPLTYRYALTPLHETMSELLNGGQAPVYVVHFAQAAAVERAQALMSINVTTRAEKDAIAEMIGDFRFSAGFGKTLSRLVRHGIGVHHAGMLPKYRRLVEQLAQAGLLKVICGTDTLGVGINVPIRTVVFSALTKYDGVRQRHLKAREFHQIAGRAGRAGFDTDGYVVVEAPDHVIENAKALEKAGDDPKKKRKITRKKAPEGFVNWTESTFDRLVAAEPEPLTSSFRVSHSMLLNVVSRPGNAFEHMRHLLEDNHEDRPAQRRHILRAIAIYRALLAAGVVERLDEPDEQGRIVRLTVDLQFDFALNQPLSPLALAAMELLDFESPSYALDVVSIVESIVDDPRPVLSQQKFKARGEAVQAMKADGIEYEERMELLENVEHPKPLEELLGVAYASYRQGHPWVDDYRLSPKSVVRDMYERAMNFVEYVGYYQLARSEGLVLRYLADCYDTLRHTVPDEAKTEPLQDLIEWLGELVRQVDSSLLDEWEALRQPGEDHTDAPALPEGPPPVTRNERAFRVLVRNQLFRRVELAARRAYHELGELDASSGWDADAWEDAMADYFDEHPSLGIGPDARGPALFMIEKEQGAWRVRQVFDDPAGDHDWGISAEVDLAASDEAGAAVLRVTDVNQL